The Pseudomonas orientalis genome contains a region encoding:
- the radA gene encoding DNA repair protein RadA, translating to MAKAKRMYGCTECGATFPKWAGQCGECGAWNTLTETMIESGGAAAPTGRAGWTGQQAQIKTLAEVSVEEIPRFSTASGELDRVLGGGLVDGSVVLIGGDPGIGKSTILLQTLCSIASRMPALYVTGEESQQQVAMRARRLGLPQDQLRVMTETCIESIIATARIEKPKVMVIDSIQTIFTEQLQSAPGGVSQVRESAALLVRYAKQSGTAIFLVGHVTKEGALAGPRVLEHMVDTVLYFEGESDGRLRLLRAVKNRFGAVNELGVFAMTDRGLKEVSNPSAIFLTRAQEEVPGSVVMATWEGTRPMLVEVQALVDDSHLANPRRVTLGLDQNRLAMLLAVLHRHGGIPTHDQDVFLNVVGGVKVLETASDLALMAAVMSSLRNRPLPHDLLVFGEVGLSGEVRPVPSGQERLKEAAKHGFKRAIVPKGNAPKEMPPGLQVIGVTRLEQALDALFE from the coding sequence ATGGCAAAGGCCAAGCGCATGTACGGCTGCACCGAGTGCGGCGCGACCTTTCCCAAATGGGCGGGCCAGTGCGGCGAGTGCGGTGCGTGGAACACCCTGACTGAAACCATGATTGAAAGCGGTGGCGCCGCAGCGCCCACCGGCCGTGCCGGCTGGACCGGGCAACAAGCGCAGATCAAGACCCTGGCCGAAGTCAGCGTCGAAGAGATCCCGCGTTTCTCCACGGCCTCCGGCGAGCTGGACCGGGTATTGGGCGGTGGCCTGGTGGACGGCTCGGTTGTGCTGATCGGCGGCGACCCCGGCATCGGTAAATCCACGATCCTGCTGCAAACCCTGTGCAGCATCGCCAGCCGCATGCCGGCGCTGTACGTCACCGGGGAAGAGTCCCAGCAACAAGTGGCCATGCGCGCCCGTCGTCTGGGCCTGCCCCAGGACCAACTGCGGGTCATGACCGAAACCTGCATCGAAAGCATCATCGCCACGGCGCGCATCGAAAAGCCCAAGGTCATGGTGATCGACTCGATCCAGACGATTTTCACCGAGCAACTGCAATCGGCGCCCGGCGGCGTATCCCAGGTGCGTGAAAGCGCGGCGCTGTTGGTGCGCTATGCCAAGCAGAGCGGCACGGCGATCTTCCTGGTCGGCCACGTGACCAAGGAGGGCGCGCTGGCCGGGCCGCGAGTGCTGGAACACATGGTGGATACCGTGCTGTATTTCGAAGGTGAATCCGATGGCCGCCTGCGGTTGCTGCGGGCGGTGAAGAACCGTTTTGGCGCGGTGAACGAGTTGGGTGTGTTTGCCATGACTGACAGGGGGCTGAAAGAAGTCTCCAACCCCTCGGCGATCTTTCTCACCCGCGCCCAGGAAGAAGTCCCGGGCAGCGTCGTGATGGCGACATGGGAAGGCACTCGCCCGATGCTGGTGGAAGTCCAGGCGCTGGTGGATGACAGCCATTTGGCCAACCCGCGCCGGGTCACCCTCGGCCTGGATCAGAACCGCCTGGCCATGCTGTTGGCGGTATTGCACCGCCATGGCGGCATTCCGACTCACGATCAGGACGTCTTCCTTAACGTGGTGGGCGGGGTCAAGGTGCTGGAGACCGCGTCCGACCTGGCGTTGATGGCGGCGGTGATGTCCAGCCTGCGCAATCGGCCGTTGCCCCATGACTTGCTGGTGTTTGGCGAGGTGGGGTTGTCGGGCGAAGTGCGCCCGGTGCCCAGTGGCCAGGAGCGCTTGAAAGAGGCGGCCAAGCATGGCTTCAAGCGGGCGATCGTGCC
- a CDS encoding ankyrin repeat domain-containing protein, giving the protein MRTFIWALLACCSFSVLAEQPLSNDPGALKAQLQDYYFDAARRGDLDMLNTFIESGYALNTQDDKGYTALILAAYHGQSAYVERLLAAGADACVQDKRGNTALMGAIFKGELQIAQRLLATDCNPDQRNGAGQTAAMYAGLFKRVELLSELKAKGADLNAEDPIGNSASRLANGEIRTPTPR; this is encoded by the coding sequence TGGCCGAACAACCCCTATCCAATGACCCTGGTGCGCTCAAGGCGCAGCTTCAGGACTATTATTTCGACGCCGCCCGTCGTGGCGACCTCGACATGCTCAACACTTTCATTGAGTCGGGCTACGCCCTGAATACCCAGGACGACAAGGGCTACACCGCCTTGATCCTCGCCGCCTATCACGGCCAGAGTGCCTACGTTGAGCGCCTGTTGGCCGCCGGCGCCGACGCCTGCGTGCAGGACAAGCGCGGCAACACCGCGCTGATGGGCGCGATTTTCAAAGGCGAACTGCAAATCGCCCAGCGCTTGCTGGCCACCGACTGCAACCCCGACCAACGCAACGGCGCGGGGCAGACGGCCGCCATGTACGCCGGGCTATTCAAACGCGTGGAATTGTTAAGCGAATTGAAGGCCAAGGGCGCCGACCTGAACGCCGAAGACCCCATCGGCAACAGCGCTTCACGCTTGGCCAACGGTGAAATCCGGACCCCGACGCCGCGCTGA